The genomic interval GACCAGTAAATAGTAGTAACTAAAGGTTATAAATCCTTAAGGAGTCATTTCTGTGTGAGAGGgacttttttatgtctttttctcttctctttcttttgatttttcttctttgcttgtttttgttggcagTACAAGCTGTTGTGGAGAGCTGCATTTGGAAGTAAAGCTTAATGTATTGCAGCATAATTTAAATAAGAGCTGAATAAGAGTTTCCTTATATTAGTTCACAGGCTTATCCCAAACTCTTTCCTTACTTCCTGTGAATAAATACCATTGTGTTCCAAGCAAATGAAAGTTTGTTTGCCATTTCTAAAGGCTAACGAGACCTATTTGTGGGTTGCAGGAGTTGGCTTTGACAGAGAGGCTAGTATACGCTGCTCTCTGGTTCATTCGCAATCAGTACTACAGCGGAGAcgaaaattgaggaggaggaaaaCCATCTCGGGTATCCCCAGAAGAGTTCAACAAGAAATAGGTGTGGTATCAAAAAATGTTAATGGTTAACATTCCTCTGCCTAGTACAGATGGTAAGGAGATGAAGTAGAAGAAATAGATGAAATAGAAAAACGGTTAAACATTTTAACTTGCAGAGGTTTTAAAATGGTGTGTATTTGTTTTGTATTCAGCAAGCCAGGTGGTATTACTTTCTAACTCTCTGTTCTTGACTGTGAAGGTCTGGCGTTATAGATTTAGGCATATACATTCAGGTCTTATGGCTGAAATGTAATACTTAGctgatttttgaaagttttattaaGGTAAAATTGTGAATAAAAAGTAGCAGGAGTCAATGAAAGCTTTCTTTTTGGAAATTGTAACTTAATTTAAGAGAGATGTGCTttcatgtcattattttaaaaggtaaatttcaGGCATATGCAATGAAATACTGAATATTGATAATATGATACCTTTGGTGACAATTTTTCTGTTCAGTGTGTTTAGAATATCTCTGCCTAtggtttttagaaaaattattagaGTAGCATCTCttgtaaataagatttttatttctaataatgagatctatgatttttatttcatcatgtttatattacaaaataaaaatgaagagtaGTGgccaaaaagataaaatgtactttagttttaaaaagtagtCATTATTGTGGCAAATTAATGTGATAATGAAGAGAGGGATAATTCACAAAAGACATAAAAGCATATATATTGTCGGTATATATAAGGATATACAAAGGGGACATGTATATACACCCTAAAGCATTTTAACTTTCTCCTAAttatatacattaatttttttttttctgtttaaaaacaaataggccgggtgaggtggctcacacctgtaatcccagcactttgggaggccaaggtgggtggatcacaaagtcaagagatcaagaccatcctggccaacatggtgaaaccccgtctctactaaaaatacaaaaattagctaggcgtggtggcgtgtgcttgtagtcccagctacttgggaggctgaagcaggagaattgcttgaaccccggaggcggaggttgcagtgagctgagatcgcgccactgcactccagcctggcacctggcaacagatggagactctgtctcaaaaaataaaaatataataaataaaaaataataaaataaaataaaaaaatagaaacaaatagcTCTAACCTACCAGTACACAGATCTGCAGACATAGCTCAGAATGTCTGTTAGTCTgctgatatataaaatatctcaCTGTGCTTTTCATGTGCCCTAGATTCTGATGAATCACCAGTGGCCAGGGAAAGGAATGTGATTGTGCACACAAACCCAGACCCCTCCAACACTGTCAATAGGAGATCCGGAACCAGGGACTCTGAGTGCCAAACCGAGGATATTCTGATTGCTGCCCCTTCCAGAAGGAGAATTAGAGCTCAAAGGGGTCAAAGCATTGCAGCTTCCCTTTCTCATTCTGCTGGCAACATTTCTGCCCTAGCAGACAAAGGTGATACCATGTTTACTCCTGCAGTGAGCAGCCGCACAAGATCTCGGAGCCTTCCCCGGGAAGGTAATAGAGCTGGGGATGCTGAGCCCAAAGTTGTTGCCAAACCCTCAGCATATGAAGAGGGAGAGTCTTTTGTGGGTGACCATGAAAGAGCCCCTAATGATTGCAGTGAGGCTCCAAGCAGCCCGAGTTCCCAGGACCACCAGGCTACTTTGGGCCTGGCCTGCTCTCAACATCTTCACAGCCCCCAGCACAAATTAAGTGAGAGGGGAAGGTCACGACTGTCCCGAATGGCTGCTGACTCTGGCAGCTGTGACATCTCCTCCAACTCAGACACATTTGGGAGCCCCGTCCATTGCATCTCCACAGCTGGCGTCCTCCTGAGCAGCCACATGGACCAGAAAGATGACCACCAGTCATCCAGTGGCAACTGGAGTGGGAGCAGCTCCACATGCCCCTCCCAGACCTCAGAAACTATCCCTCCTGCAGCTTCTCCACCACTTACTGGCTCTTCGCACTGTGACTCGGAGTTGTCACTAAACACAGCCCCTCATGCCAATGAGGATGCCAGTGTCTTTGTGACAGAGCAATACAATGACCACTTGGATAAAGTGAGAAGCCACCGGGCAAACTCCTTTACCTCCACTGTTGCAGACCTGCTGGATGATCCCAACAACAGCAACACAAGTGACAGTGAGTGGAATTACCTACACCACCACCATGATGCCTCCTGCCACCAGGATTTTAGTCCTGAGCGTCCCAAGGCAGACAGCCTGGGCTGCCCAAGCTTCACAAGCATGGCCACTTATGACAGCTTTCTGGAAAAGTCTCCATCAGACAAAGCGGACACTAGCTCTCACTTTTCAGTAGACACGGAAGGATACTATACCTCCATGCACTTTGACTGTGGTCTTAAAGGTAGTAAGAGCTATGTCTGTCACTATGCAGCCCTGGGCTCAGAGAATGGCCAGGGTATAGGGGCTCCCCCTGGTCTTCCAGACTGTGCCTGGCAGGACTACTTAGACCACAAGAGGCAGGGAAGACCAAGCATCTCTTTCAGGAAACCAAAGGCAAAGCCGACGCCACCTAAACGTAGCTCATCATTGAGGAAGTCTGATGGAAATGCAGATGTTTCTGAGAAGAAAGAACCAAAGATAAGCAGTGGTCAGCACCTGCCTCACAGTTCCAGGGAAATGAAGCTGCCTCTTGATTTTGCCAACACACCTTCTCGAATGGAAAACGCCAATCTTCCCACCAAGCAGGAACCTTCTTGGATAAACCAGAGTGAACATGGCATTAAGGAATCTCAGTTAGACACTTCAGATATTCCATCATTCAAAGACGAAGGTGCCGAATCCACTCACTATGCAGACCTCTGGCTCCTAAATGACTTGAAAACAAATGATCCTTATAGATCTCTATCTAATTCAAGCACCGCTACGGGTACCACAGTCATTGAATGCATCAAATCTCCAGAGAGCTCTGAATCCCAAACATCGCAATCAGAATCAAGAGCCACCACCCCATCTCTTCCTTCTGTTGACAATGAGTTTAAACTGGCTTCACCAGAAAAGCTGGCTGGCTTGGCATCTCCATCAAGTGGCTACTCAAGCCAGTCTGAAACACCGACATCCTCTTTCCCTACAGCTTTCTTTTCAGGTCCATTGTCTCCCGGAGGTAGCAAAAGAAAACCTAAAGTCCCAGAAAGAAAGTCCTCACTACAGCAACCCTCTTTAAAAGATGGAACTATATCACTGAGTAAAGACCTTGAACTTCCAATTATACCTCCTACCCATCTTGACCTAAGTGCTCTTCATAATGTCCTAAACAAACCATTCCACCACCGTCATCCACTGCATGTTTTTACTCATAATAAGCAGAACACAGTAGGAGAAACACTGAGGTCGAATCCTCTACCATCCCTTGCAATTACACCAACGATCCTGAAATCTGTTAATCTTAGGTCCATCAACAAATCAGAAGAAGTTAAGCAAAAAGAAGACAACAATACAGATCTCCCTTACTTAGAGGAACGCACGCTTACAACGGCTGCCTTGTCGCCAGGTAAGGTTAAGCTGCATACAGCAAATAAATCAGTATCTCATCAGTACTCTACCGAAGACACCATACTGTCCTTTTTAGAGTCTTCTGCAGCTGAGATGGGACCAGGTAAACTACATTTAGAAAATAACCCTACTTTTGATGTGAAGAATCGCTGCAATCCAGAAACTGTAACCTCAGCTGGTAGCAATCTTATAGATTCAAATGTCACAAAAGACCCAGTGCATACAGAGACTGAGCCTATTCCAGAAAACACACCAACCAAAAactgtgcttttcccacagaAGGATTTCAAAGGGTCTCTGCTGCCCCAAATGATTTGGAtggtaaaataatacaatatggaGCTCGTCCAGATGAAACCCTAGAACAGGTACAAAAGGCACCCTCTACAGGTTGGGAGGAAGTTGTACAACCTGAATCTGTGGATGTAATCACATCTCAGTCAAACTCACCAACTAGAGCAACAGATGTAAGCAATCAACTTAAGCATCAATTTGTTATGAGCCGCCACCACAACAAAGTGCCTGGTACTATCAGCTATGAATCAGAGATATCACCTGTaaattcattctatgaaaaaTGTGCCGAGCAGGAAAATATTGCTTCAATAATTTCAGCCAAAAGTGCCTCTGATAACAGCAAAGCAGAGGAGACCCAAGGAAATGTGGATGAGGCTTCATGGAAAGGTCAGTCACTGACAATTTTGTCATAATGGAAATGTGTCTCATGGCacttcctagatttttttctttcttatgttcCCAATAATATGGTACAGCCCTGGGTGTTGGTTTCCCTCCACTATTTCTTTGCACTTATTAAAACAATTGAGATAAAAGCTTTTGTTATTGGATGAGTAAGCTTTGAGAGGtatctctctcattttaaaaaatggcagcaaggtaatttctgtttgtttgttccCTGAGTCAGTGAAGTACAGTCATGTGCTGGATAGCTTCCTCTTAAAGATTCTTCTGTTCTTATTTTAAGATTCATCACCAAGTGATGACTCCATCATTTCACCACTTAGTGAAGACTCCCAAGCTGAAGCAGAGGGTGTGTTCGTGTCTCCCAACAAACCTCGAACAACTGAGGATTTATTTGCAGTCATTCACAGGTGAGGCAACATTACCAAGTTCCCCTAAACAAAAGTACAACAAAGGCTTTACCCCTTCAAATGCTTCTCACAAATGCAAATATGGGAAAGCCTTTTGTAATTGTAATACAttcagcaaaaacaaaagcaagcaaagaattatttttccaaatcaAGTTGGTAGACTGACACACAAGTTGGGAAATAGGATCTTTACGTTTAGCTTGATAGACCTCTACTGAGAGACTTTTGTAAGAGTGGCTTTATTTTTCCCCAGGAAAAGACATTCTGGACCAGGTTTTTATGTGAAAACAATCTGTGGTTAAGTGACTTGGGATGAAAGCTCAAACTCTAGTGTAATCtctgacttttaaataatttctcaaaCCTAAAAAGTATTCTCAAAGCTGTAGTCATATATCAGCAGAGACAAACAGTAGTTGATTCACCATGGatccaccaaaatctcagaaatcaccacttaagaacttattcatgtaacgaAATACCACCTCTTCCCCCAAAAcccattgaaataaaaaattaaaaattcacattgtaccctataaatatatacaattatttgtcaatttaaaataaaatttaaggaacacacacacacacacacacacacacacaaagttgaTTCACCAGAACAGTCAGAGTCTCAAGTTTGAGAAAAGACAATACATGTACCTGCCCATTTTATAGCTCAGAACAAGTAATATTTGctctctgttttttctcttcttagaaCTTAAATtcttcagctgggcatggtggctcatgcctgtaatcccagcactttgggaggctgaggcgagtgggtcacctgaggtcaggaattcaagaccagcctggccaacatagtgaaaccccagctctactaaaaatacaaaaatgagccaggcatggtggcaagcacctgtaatcccagctactcggaaggctgaagctggagaatcgcttgagcctgggaggtggaggttgcagtgagctgaaattgtgccatttcactccagcctggaggacaagagtgagactttgtctcacacacaaaaaaataataatagtactggCCTTCATCTCCAAAATTAATGTCCATATTCCATGAATACAGgtccttggggttgcttttccaGGAGAGTCTTGTGTCCACACTGCAAATGCACACTTCTTCATCTGCCCCCATGAGCCCTTGTGATCTGTGGTCCATATTTGCAAAACTACTCCTTATAGCTAGCTGATGACCAAAGAAAAGAACAGGAACTAGCCCTTGGAGACCTAACCTATATCCAACTGAGCTACCCAATCATGATGTGCCATGCCTCTTCCTTTTGCAAACATGACTGTCTTCTTAGACCTTGGGAAACTAGATGGAACTCCCAAGAGATACAACTTGGGGATTGTCTTTTCCACCTCATAAagttataatttttgaaataaatacatcGTAAGCAGCTTACAATATTTTAATCCTGGAATTCTACTTTTTATAGGAATTTCTAATTTCTGTTGATGTGGTTCTCTCATAAAGAAGGAGTACTGCTGCCCAACAATTGTTTTAAAAGGAGTCAATCAGAAACACCTTCTGTGTATACCTTTGCAGGTATACTTCTCCACTCAGAGAGTGACAAATCAttagtttcttttccttcacCCCTATACCTAGTCTAAGCTCTGATTATATTTCCCTCACCCCCACACTTTATCCTCAGTCCCAGGAAAAATTACTAAACTGCTATGTAAGTTAAAAAGCTATGTAAGTTAAAAAGTTACTCCCAAAGAACCAAATGCTAGTATGTGGAATAGTGGACAGGACGTAAATAGTGGGGTCAGAAagatctggatttgaatcccaactctgccacttCCTATGCAATCTTGAGTAAATTAAAACCTCTGGACCTATTCCCTTATTGCACATGGGAATACCTATAGCTCACGTATTTGATTTGGATGACATTTTTGTGTCTAGAATATGGTAGATGCTAAAAGCCAATGTTAGTTTGAAAGTCCTAACTTAGTACAGTGCTAGACACTGGCATATACAAGATCAACCACAGAGGTTTCTATGAACCAAAATCAGGCAGGTCTACACTTGCGAAGCTCACATTTTCTCTACTGTATGAATCTTTAAGTTGATGAAGGTGCATGCTGTCAATGCTTATCAAGGAACTGAGTTATACTGAAGATCCACCAAATTTATGCCTGCAGATTTACCACAAAAATCAATAATATGATGATGGGTATCAGGGTTCAATAGATGTATTGAGTTTGGTAACCTTAGACTTGCATTTTGTGCAGGGtttacttatttatctatttacttgtttatttacatCCCAGcaggatttattttgttttcttgagagctTACAGTATACAAAGCTTTAAGAGCTCCAGAGATGGTCTAGGATTTCAATTCCCCACAGAGAGTGGCTTACTGCTTAATATGCTCCTGATGCTCCTAGGAAGCTATGGGAAATGATATTTGCAGCCCAAGATGGATTGACTTAAAACATCatgcaattatgtttttatatggAGGGGTTTAAAAAGGTAGAATAATCTAATGTCTGCTGACATATCCATCACCCAGGATTATCAACTGTCAAACTAGGGCCAATGCTGTCCCATCCACACCTCCATCCACTTGCTTTCTCTGGTATTATTTGGAAGCCAACCTCAGACATCAGATCATGTCATCTATATTGCAGAGACAGAGTTAATAAGAAAAAGTTACAGTCCTTCACCCACCTGGAACCATAAGTATAGTTTAGTTAgcagtatagtttttttttttttttttgagatggagtcttgctctattgcccaggctgctggagtccgatggcacaatcttggttcactggaacctctgcctcccggattcaagccattctcttgcctctgcctacCCAGTAGCCACCCATGTAtcatcatgcccaggtaatttttttatttttaatagagccatgttggccaggctggtctcgaacttctgatctcaagtgatctgcctgtctcagcctcccaaagtgctaggattacaggtatgagccactgcgctcagctgTTAGCAGTATAGTTTCTTAAACTTTTACAAAATATCCTCTAGAACCTCTAGCCTCCACATTATCCATTATCTGAAATGATCATCTCTAGGTCGTAATTTGTGTCCACTGGGTATCAGAGAATTTCTCTCAGACTGTGAGTGCCACAGGGACAAGGAGCATCTTACTTTTCATCTCTATAGCCCTAATACTTAGTATCCCATCATATAGGACACACTCAAAATGCACTTTAAATAGATGTGTGAATGCGACTGAATACTTCAGTTTCATAAAAATGTGGACTAAGATGTTgcccattttctccttttctcaaaaGATCCAAGAGGAAAGTACTTGGAAGAAAAGATTCTGGGGACATGGCTGTTCGAAGCAAATCTAGAGTTTCCCTCAGCAGTTGCAGCAGCAGCACCAGTTCCATCACTTCACCCAGCAGCAACGTGACAACCCCAAACAGCCAGAGGTCTCCTGGTCTCATATACCGAAATGCCAAAAAGTCCAACACATCCAATGAAGAGTTTAAGCTGTTACTGCTCAAGAAAGGCAGTCGTTCAGATTCCAGTTACCGCATGTCTGCCACTGAGATCCTGAAGAGTCCTATCCTGCCCAAACCTCCTGGGGAGCTCACAACAGAGTCCCCTCAGAGCACTGACGATGCCCATCAGGGGTCACAAGGGGCTGAGGCATTGTCCCCACTCTCTCCATGCTCCCCACGAGTTAATGCAGAAGGCTTTTCCTCAAAGAGCTTTGCCACCTCAGCATCAGCAAGGGTTGGACGTTCTCGGGCCCCTCCTGCAGCCAGCAGCAGCCGCTACAGTGTCCGCTGCCGGCTATACAACACGCCCATGCAGGCTATCTCCgagggagagacagaaaattCTGACGGGAGCCCACATGATGACCGCTCCTCCCAGAGCTCAACATAGACTGCCTGTGTACCAGGCTGCGTGGCAAACGCCAAAACCCTTACTCACATGAGGATggaggaacagaatagaggactTGGGAGAAGTCTCAACTTGATGGGGTAGCATTACTGCTAAGCAATGAATGAATTTCTAAATACAGTATGTGCTGGGTAAACAAAGCGGTTTAGACATTATTGATTAGTCTCCATGTTTTAAGTAGCTGCACTGtctttcatgttttcctttagCGTAGTTTGAGTTACCCAATCTCCTTCCTTGTGAAAATAGAGGATACAAAAATGTCTAACTTTCATGACACCTAGAAAACGTTTTCCCAGAGCTGCCTATTCAGAAAATAAAGCCCTCACTGTCATTACTCTTTAAGAAGATGAAATTACTCTGGAGGTTTGGTATTTTTTTACATTGAAACAAACTAAAGcaaaatttagaagaaagaacTACACATATGTAAATAccatatttttgataaaaatgtgtaaatagaTTTATCAATGATGAGTAGACGTGGTCAATAATCTACTGCACACCAACTGtttataaaacacacaaaaataaaatgtaataactgTATTCTGTGAATACCATTTTCATATCAAATGCCATATTTAAATGTCCACCAATATGATTTCTGAGTGGTAAACctcaaatatgaattttaaactgGTGAACTAAAGGAAATCTTGAGGTCATATACTGAAAtatgattaatttaaaataataaattcagacCTAATCATTTTTGTGACAAATTGCAGCACCAAACAAGCTAATAGCAACTCATGGCTGTGATTTGTTTGATAATTTGGACAGAATGAAaagcatgcttttcttttttaatcaatgaGAGAATTCATCATTCTCAACACAAAGCCCTGAACAACAGCATTTGACAGTGTCccttagattttaattttttcaacgGATTGCTTTAAAGAGAATGAGTAGGGAAAACAGTAGTTAATTTTAGGTTATGTTTTATATTAGGCTACTGGGAACATAAATAGTCATAATTAATGACTATAATCATTAAACTCCTTAAACAGTTTAGAAATTAGCTCCAGCTTCttaaactaacaaaaataaaacctaagcATGCCACAGAGCTATTGATTAATCAGTAAGTACCTGTGATGAGTTTTCAGTGAAGCTTTCTCTCTGTGCTGATGAGATTCATGCTACctaaaaattaacagaaatgaCACTGTGAACAATGTAGTTGGGAAAtaggtatgtgtatatgcatTATTTATATTCATCGTTAAACTGGGAATGGGGAACAGCTCTGGTTCACAATACTACATACAACTgagtttttgtctggttttactATAGTGTCTGCTTGATGGCAAAAGGGGAGGGTGGTGGGTGGGAGAGGAAATGTCAGGGCAGGTGCTCTGATAAAATAAAGGCAGGGAAACAAGCTGAATTACTTGAAATTACTTGAATTTTCTTgtcttaaaactgaaaaaaaatgtagttacAAGTTAAAATCTGCAAATGGTTTTTACACGTCTGATTTTAACATAAATTGGAAACTTATGTCAGAAATATAAGCAGCTATGTACTTAGAATAGGTTTTGAATGGGAGAGGTAGAATGCAGAGAGAATTAAGAAGGGATCTGACTTATTAAAGACTAGAATGTGATTAGAATAATAGAACATACCAAGGTTACCAAGAAATTGACAAGCTGCTGGCTTTAAGCTTATGCAAGTGGTAGTTGGGAAAGTAGGAGGTGTGGAAGGGGATTTGCGTTTCGGattaattcatgtaaaatgaagagggAAGCCTGGTCTAAGAAGATACTGTCTTTCAATAGAAATGCTTTCTAAACTGCTACAGATAAAGAATGGGGAATATgattgctgttgtttgtttgtttggaaagaaaaaacattgtcTGGCTTCTTCTACTATTTGTTTTCACTACCAAACTGTATTACTAAATTTCTTGTCATCCTTGTATGTAAAATGGgtgctgggggtggaggggtataagaggagggagagagaatgagagtgtgtacgtgtgtgtgtgagtgtgtgtgtgcgcacacacacactggggATAGATACGCTACCTGGTAAAGGGTTTGAACATTTACAAAGTGTtatactttttcttaaaagaaaatgttttggggTTTAAATAAAATGGACCATTATTTCTCATTGGAACCCATTAGTTAAGAAACCAGCATGGTTTGACACCACATGGGAACATGAATAAACCTGTCTCATGATTTGAAAAGTACActttgcaaaattttaaaaataaagtttttacaCAAATTCGATAAGAAACTGTCATTTCCAGTCAGAATAGGGgatcttttgtaattttcataAAAGCAGTTCGTTTGCAGTATGGCTTTTGTGTAGGTAGGGGTTTTTTAAGTGTGAAGAAAAAAGGTATGTGGGCTTTAAAAGTGATTCTAAATTTTCAATAGAAAACACATGAATTGGCTTTAATAAAAATGTCACCTTTTTATTATTGACATTAATTTAAGTAATGgtaccatatatttttaaaaatacatattgacTTGAATTGTGAGGCAATAAGATAACTTCTATATGTAATGATCACAGAACTAAcccttataatatagttttacttattttgcttACTCTAAAAACCTATAgcagagtttctctattttatatttcatagatttaaaaaacccaaataaagaTGGATTTAAAATTCACTGTGGAAAAGAGTACTGAGTTacaaactgagaagaaaaagcaagaagtTCCTGAATAATCTGGAATATTCTACATGGCTTGATTACATAGCAAACAAGACCAAGATTTAGGGCTGTCTTTAACATCACTGCCATCTTGAAGCAGGGTACACACATTAGGTATTGTGAAGAACATCAATCTGAACTTCTCTTCTGTTGTTTGCACTGACgcaatttttttgttcttttatgtttATACAACATATCTATGTTGTGTaggggaattttttttccttttttaaaaattctactttgatattgttttgtttttggctaaGTAGAGGACATGGACTAGTTGTAGCAAACAAAACATGCTGTTTGCTGTTGCCAAAGGTCAGTAATTGAGTACATTTGCTGCAGTGGCTGCAGGTAGAGAACTGGATGGTAACAAAGATTTAAAACTAAAGAAGGTTACAGTGTAACTATTTTGGTACTAGAACCAGTTCATGCTGGCCGAAAAGATAATGGTTTATGGACTTGcatccattttgtatttttgtaatatttgtaaATACTGACTTTTTAAATCGTTGCAAAGATGGTTTCTTTTGTAAG from Callithrix jacchus isolate 240 chromosome X, calJac240_pri, whole genome shotgun sequence carries:
- the NHS gene encoding actin remodeling regulator NHS isoform X4 codes for the protein MALACCMPKNAAVSNLDIESKLSVYYRAPWHQQRNIFLPATRPPCVEELHHHARQSLQALRREHRSRSDRREQRAAAPLSIAAPPLPPYPPAHSQRRREVKDRHFLTFNSTRSPSPTECCHMTPWSRKSHPPEDEDTDVMLGQRPKNPIHNIPSTLDKQTNWSKALPLPTPEEKMKQDAQVISSCIIPINVTGVGFDREASIRCSLVHSQSVLQRRRKLRRRKTISGIPRRVQQEIDSDESPVARERNVIVHTNPDPSNTVNRRSGTRDSECQTEDILIAAPSRRRIRAQRGQSIAASLSHSAGNISALADKGDTMFTPAVSSRTRSRSLPREGNRAGDAEPKVVAKPSAYEEGESFVGDHERAPNDCSEAPSSPSSQDHQATLGLACSQHLHSPQHKLSERGRSRLSRMAADSGSCDISSNSDTFGSPVHCISTAGVLLSSHMDQKDDHQSSSGNWSGSSSTCPSQTSETIPPAASPPLTGSSHCDSELSLNTAPHANEDASVFVTEQYNDHLDKVRSHRANSFTSTVADLLDDPNNSNTSDSEWNYLHHHHDASCHQDFSPERPKADSLGCPSFTSMATYDSFLEKSPSDKADTSSHFSVDTEGYYTSMHFDCGLKGSKSYVCHYAALGSENGQGIGAPPGLPDCAWQDYLDHKRQGRPSISFRKPKAKPTPPKRSSSLRKSDGNADVSEKKEPKISSGQHLPHSSREMKLPLDFANTPSRMENANLPTKQEPSWINQSEHGIKESQLDTSDIPSFKDEGAESTHYADLWLLNDLKTNDPYRSLSNSSTATGTTVIECIKSPESSESQTSQSESRATTPSLPSVDNEFKLASPEKLAGLASPSSGYSSQSETPTSSFPTAFFSGPLSPGGSKRKPKVPERKSSLQQPSLKDGTISLSKDLELPIIPPTHLDLSALHNVLNKPFHHRHPLHVFTHNKQNTVGETLRSNPLPSLAITPTILKSVNLRSINKSEEVKQKEDNNTDLPYLEERTLTTAALSPGKVKLHTANKSVSHQYSTEDTILSFLESSAAEMGPGKLHLENNPTFDVKNRCNPETVTSAGSNLIDSNVTKDPVHTETEPIPENTPTKNCAFPTEGFQRVSAAPNDLDGKIIQYGARPDETLEQVQKAPSTGWEEVVQPESVDVITSQSNSPTRATDVSNQLKHQFVMSRHHNKVPGTISYESEISPVNSFYEKCAEQENIASIISAKSASDNSKAEETQGNVDEASWKDSSPSDDSIISPLSEDSQAEAEGVFVSPNKPRTTEDLFAVIHRSKRKVLGRKDSGDMAVRSKSRVSLSSCSSSTSSITSPSSNVTTPNSQRSPGLIYRNAKKSNTSNEEFKLLLLKKGSRSDSSYRMSATEILKSPILPKPPGELTTESPQSTDDAHQGSQGAEALSPLSPCSPRVNAEGFSSKSFATSASARVGRSRAPPAASSSRYSVRCRLYNTPMQAISEGETENSDGSPHDDRSSQSST
- the NHS gene encoding actin remodeling regulator NHS isoform X5; its protein translation is MALACCMPKNAAVSNLDIESKLSVYYRAPWHQQRNIFLPATRPPCVEELHHHARQSLQALRREHRSRSDRREQRAAAPLSIAAPPLPPYPPAHSQRRREVKDRHFLTSHPPEDEDTDVMLGQRPKNPIHNIPSTLDKQTNWSKALPLPTPEEKMKQDAQVISSCIIPINVTGVGFDREASIRCSLVHSQSVLQRRRKLRRRKTISGIPRRVQQEIDSDESPVARERNVIVHTNPDPSNTVNRRSGTRDSECQTEDILIAAPSRRRIRAQRGQSIAASLSHSAGNISALADKGDTMFTPAVSSRTRSRSLPREGNRAGDAEPKVVAKPSAYEEGESFVGDHERAPNDCSEAPSSPSSQDHQATLGLACSQHLHSPQHKLSERGRSRLSRMAADSGSCDISSNSDTFGSPVHCISTAGVLLSSHMDQKDDHQSSSGNWSGSSSTCPSQTSETIPPAASPPLTGSSHCDSELSLNTAPHANEDASVFVTEQYNDHLDKVRSHRANSFTSTVADLLDDPNNSNTSDSEWNYLHHHHDASCHQDFSPERPKADSLGCPSFTSMATYDSFLEKSPSDKADTSSHFSVDTEGYYTSMHFDCGLKGSKSYVCHYAALGSENGQGIGAPPGLPDCAWQDYLDHKRQGRPSISFRKPKAKPTPPKRSSSLRKSDGNADVSEKKEPKISSGQHLPHSSREMKLPLDFANTPSRMENANLPTKQEPSWINQSEHGIKESQLDTSDIPSFKDEGAESTHYADLWLLNDLKTNDPYRSLSNSSTATGTTVIECIKSPESSESQTSQSESRATTPSLPSVDNEFKLASPEKLAGLASPSSGYSSQSETPTSSFPTAFFSGPLSPGGSKRKPKVPERKSSLQQPSLKDGTISLSKDLELPIIPPTHLDLSALHNVLNKPFHHRHPLHVFTHNKQNTVGETLRSNPLPSLAITPTILKSVNLRSINKSEEVKQKEDNNTDLPYLEERTLTTAALSPGKVKLHTANKSVSHQYSTEDTILSFLESSAAEMGPGKLHLENNPTFDVKNRCNPETVTSAGSNLIDSNVTKDPVHTETEPIPENTPTKNCAFPTEGFQRVSAAPNDLDGKIIQYGARPDETLEQVQKAPSTGWEEVVQPESVDVITSQSNSPTRATDVSNQLKHQFVMSRHHNKVPGTISYESEISPVNSFYEKCAEQENIASIISAKSASDNSKAEETQGNVDEASWKDSSPSDDSIISPLSEDSQAEAEGVFVSPNKPRTTEDLFAVIHRSKRKVLGRKDSGDMAVRSKSRVSLSSCSSSTSSITSPSSNVTTPNSQRSPGLIYRNAKKSNTSNEEFKLLLLKKGSRSDSSYRMSATEILKSPILPKPPGELTTESPQSTDDAHQGSQGAEALSPLSPCSPRVNAEGFSSKSFATSASARVGRSRAPPAASSSRYSVRCRLYNTPMQAISEGETENSDGSPHDDRSSQSST